One Ahaetulla prasina isolate Xishuangbanna chromosome 1, ASM2864084v1, whole genome shotgun sequence DNA window includes the following coding sequences:
- the EPHX1 gene encoding epoxide hydrolase 1, whose product MWQQFLQTVRSYDTSQQNVITASCVIGGGSLLIYWLLTRRTMKTLEIGEGWWGLGEKPLRSEEDETIRPFQVRTSEKEIQDLYLRLDQTRYTPPLEGAAFHYGFNSNYLQKVVSYWRDQFDWQKQVKILNQYPHYKTTIEGIEVHFIHVKPSHVSKDQIVRPLLMVHGWPGSFYEFYKIIPLLTGPSSHLSNSEEVVFEIICPSIPGYGFSEPPHQQGFNSIAAARIFHKLMQRLGFQEYYLHGGDWGSQITKNMAQMLPKSVKGLHVNMIYVSKYGCRAMIDILLGAYVPWLVGLTREDARRMFPFFKHIFFILRESGYMHIQSTKPDTAGCGLNDSPVGLAAYILEKFSTWTDKSFINMEDGNLERKYSLDELLTNVMIYWVTSSIVPSMRFYKENMSQDPSTAPDAKVDVSVPTGIAAFPNDLLHFPRSWAKKQFKNIVTYNYIPRGGHFAAFEEPELLAQDIRQFVKKVEHLN is encoded by the exons ATGTGGCAGCAGTTTCTACAGACTGTCCG GTCTTATGACACGTCtcagcaaaatgtgatcacagctTCTTGTGTTATAGGAGGTGGAAGCCTCCTGATTTACTGGCTCCTGACAAGGCGCACGATGAAGACTCTAGAAATAGGAGAGGGATGGTGGGGCTTAGGTGAAAAACCATTAAGAAGTGAAGAAGATGAAACCATTAGACCATTCCAAGTGAGAACCTCTGAGAAAGAAATCCAG GATTTATACCTTCGGCTTGACCAGACCCGCTATACACCACCACTAGAGGGAGCTGCCTTTCATTATGGTTTCAACTCAAATTATTTGCAGAAAGTGGTCTCCTATTGGAGAGATCAGTTTGATTGGCAGAAACAAGTTAAAATCCTTAACCAGTACCCACATTATAAAACTACTATTGAAG GAATAGAAGTTCATTTCATTCATGTGAAACCATCTCATGTCTCAAAAGACCAAATTGTCAGACCTTTGTTGATGGTGCATGGCTGGCCTGGCTCCTTTTATGAATTTTACAAGATCATTCCTTTGCTTACTGGCCCATCCAGTCATCTTTCAAACAGTGAAGAGGTCGTCTTTGAGATTATTTGTCCATCCATCCCAGGCTATGGCTTTTCTGAGCCTCCCCACCAGCAGG GTTTTAACTCAATAGCTGCTGCTCGGATTTTTCACAAGCTGATGCAGAGACTGGGTTTCCAGGAATATTACTTGCACGGTGGAGACTGGGGGTCCCAAATCACCAAGAACATGGCACAGATGCTGCCAAA ATCTGTAAAAGGACTTCACGTCAATATGATCTATGTATCAAAATATGGTTGCAGAGCCATGATAGATATACTACTGGGAGCCTATGTACCATGGTTGGTGGGCCTAACCAGAGAAGACGCACGGCGCATGTTCCCTTTTTTTAAGcacatattttttatattgcgtGAATCTGGGTATATGCATATCCAATCCACCAAACCAGATACAGCAG GGTGTGGCCTGAATGACTCCCCTGTAGGTCTTGCTGCATACATCCTAGAGAAGTTTTCCACATGGACAGATAAATCATTCATCAACATGGAAGATGGGAATTTAGAAAG GAAATACTCTCTGGATGAACTTCTGACAAATGTCATGATTTATTGGGTGACTTCCTCCATTGTGCCTTCAATGCGTTTTTATAAAGAGAATATGTCCCAGGATCCAAGTACTGCTCCTGATGCCAA GGTTGACGTTTCTGTTCCAACTGGCATTGCTGCCTTCCCAAATGATCTTCTTCATTTCCCACGCTCCTGGGCAAAGAAGCAATTTAAGAACATTGTCACCTATAACTACATACCCAGGGGAGGGCATTTTGCGGCCTTTGAGGAACCAGAGCTCTTGGCTCAAGACATCAGACAATTTGTGAAGAAGGTGGAACATCTGAATTAA
- the MAD2L1BP gene encoding MAD2L1-binding protein, with product MAPGDSARAPMTYGRCSHDAPRRRPFKPEVKVKAPKMAASIATQREADLLKAAETSLELGEAATVSVTVALTTQPAAPAPGGAFSLSVVFPGSVTREGCFRFICELFKHVLYQRQQLPLPYEQLACFCRMQLPKPASQEKDMVRKVYLKDQDNKKCQQVLNDLEGVFQHLEIMFSLTLVPRVLILLGGTAVSPKELYEINLQDISMSDTEESLSTSACVRKLFRSLFMADVFSELQAVPTMSVIVMAQGHRNCGIDWFRPKLNYKVPTRGRKLTVNLSCSHENSTALSTCQEINSAWDDYIWFQAPVIIKGFNYFS from the exons ATGGCGCCGGGAGACTCGGCCCGCGCTCCAATGACGTACGGGCGATGTTCCCATGATGCTCCGCGAAGGCGGCCATTCAAACCGGAGGTAAAGGTGAAGGCACCGAAGATGGCCGCGTCGATAGCAACGCAACGAGAAG CCGACCTGCTGAAGGCCGCCGAGACAAGCCTAGAGCTCGGCGAGGCCGCCACCGTGTCTGTGACTGTGGCGCTGACGACCCAGCCGGCGGCTCCGGCTCCTGGAGGCGCCTTCTCGTTGTCTGTCGTCTTCCCGGGCTCCGTCACCCGCGAGGGATGTTTCCGTTTCATCTGCGAGCTTTTCAAGCACGTCCTGTACCAGAGGCAGCAGCTGCCTTTGCCTTACGAGCAGCTCGCCTGCTTCTGCCGGATGCAGCTGCCGAAGCCGGCTAGCCAG GAAAAAGACATGGTCAGGAAGGTCTATCTGAAAGATCAGGACAACAAAAAGTGCCAGCAAGTGCTGAATGATCTTGAAGGTGTTTTCCAGCACTTGGAAATTATGTTCAGTTTGACACTGGTCCCACGAGTTCTTATTTTGCTTGGAGGTACAGCTGTCAGCCCCAAAGAGCTTTATGAAATCAATTTACAAGATATATCCATGAGTGACACTGAAGAGAGTTTGTCAACCTCAGCCTGTGTTCGCAAGCTATTCCGTTCTCTTTTCATGGCAGATGTGTTCAGTGAGCTTCAGGCTGTTCCCACCATGAGTGTCATTGTTATGGCTCAAGGGCACCGCAACTGTGGTATTGACTGGTTCAGACCTAAACTAAACTACAAAGTGCCAACTCGAGGAAGGAAATTGACTGTTAACTTATCATGCAGTCATGAAAATAGTACAGCCCTTTCCACTTGCCAAGAAATAAACTCTGCCTGGGATGATTATATATGGTTCCAAGCTCCAGTAATAATCAAAggctttaattatttttcttga
- the GTPBP2 gene encoding GTP-binding protein 2: protein MDSRVSELFGGCCRPVGGGGSNGGALRGRGGGGGGGGSSKGRKKNGRYRGGKANNPPYLPPEAEDGNIEYKLKLVNPSQYRFEHLVTQMKWRLQEGRGEAVYQIGVEDNGLLVGLSEEEMHASLKTLRRMAEKVGADITVLREREVDYDSDIPRKITEVLVRKVPDNQQFLDLRVAVLGNVDSGKSTLLGVLTQGELDNGRGRARLNLFRHLHEIQSGRTSSISFEILGFNSKGEVVNYSDSRTAEEICESSSKMITFIDLAGHHKYLKTTIFGLTSYCPDFAMLVVSANTGIAGTTREHLGLAMALKVPFFIVISKVDLCSKATVERTVKQLERILKQPGCNKLPLLVTSDDDAVTAAQQFAQSPNITPIFTLSSVSGENLDLLRVFLNILPPLTNSKEQEELMQQLTEFQVDEIYTVPEVGTVVGGTLSSGICKEGENLVVGPTDDGKFLQLKVCSIQRNRSACRVLRAGQAATLALGLFDRSLLRKGMVMVSPEMNPTICSVFEAEIVLLFHATTFRKGFQVTAHVGNVRQTAVVEKIHGKDKLRTGEKAVVRFRFIKHPEYLKIGAKLLFREGVTKGIGHVTSIQAITTGESGLEHNLCPDPVSF, encoded by the exons ATGGACTCGCGGGTGTCCGAGCTGTTCGGGGGTTGCTGCCGGCCCGTCGGGGGCGGCGGCAGCAATGGGGGCGCCCTGCGAGGccgcggcggaggcggcggcggcggcggttcttccaaggggaggaagaagaacggGAGATACCGAGGTGGCAAGGCCAACAACCCGCCCTACCTGCCTCCGGAG GCAGAAGATGGGAACATAGAATACAAG CTGAAGTTAGTTAATCCATCTCAGTACCGCTTTGAACATCTAGTAACGCAAATGAAGTGGCGACTACAAGAAGGCCGTGGTGAGGCTGTGTACCAGATTGGTGTAGAGGACAACGGGCTGCTTGTTGGACTGTCTGAAGAAGAAATGCACGCCTCTCTTAAAACACTACGGCGGATGGCCGAGAA AGTGGGAGCTGACATCACTGTGCTTCGAGAAAGAGAAGTGGATTATGACAGTGACATTCCCAGGAAGATAACAGAAGTTCTTGTCCGAAAGGTCCCAGATAATCAACAG tttCTAGATCTGCGGGTGGCTGTGCTTGGAAATGTGGATTCAGGCAAATCAACCTTATTAGGCGTCTTGACGCAAGGAGAACTGGATAATGGGCGAGGCCGAGCTCGACTCAATCTTTTCCGGCACTTGCATGAAATCCAGTCAGGAAGAACATCTAGTATTAGCTTTGAAATTCTTGGTTTCAACAGTAAGGGAGAG GTGGTGAACTATAGTGATTCACGGACAGCTGAAGAAATCTGTGAGAGTTCTTCCAAAATGATTACCTTCATTGATTTAGCTGGCCAtcacaaatatttaaaaaccaCCATTTTTGGGCTTACGAGTTATTGTCCAGATTTTGCAATGCTGGTGGTGAGTGCCAATACTGGAATTG CTGGTACGACACGGGAGCATCTCGGCTTGGCGATGGCCCTTAAGGTGCCTTTCTTCATTGTCATTAGCAAAGTGGACTTGTGCTCAAAAGCCACTGTGGAGCGAACAGTGAAACAGCTGGAGCGGATTCTGAAGCAGCCTGGCTGCAACAAACTTCCATTGCTCGTAACATCTGATGATGATGCAGTTACAGCAGCGCAGCAATTTGCACAATCCCCCAA TATCACTCCCATCTTCACCTTGTCCAGTGTTTCTGGAGAGAACCTGGATCTCCTGAGAGTATTTCTCAATATCCTTCCTCCTCTGACAAACAGCAAAGAACAGGAAGAGCTGATGCAACAGCTCACTGAATTCCAG GTGGATGAAATTTACACTGTGCCAGAGGTAGGCACAGTTGTTGGAGGAACATTATCAAG TGGGATATGCAAAGAGGGAGAGAATTTGGTTGTTGGTCCAACAGATGATGGCAAGTTCCTTCAACTGAAAGTGTGCAGTATCCAACGAAATCGTTCAGCGTGTCGCGTTCTTCGAGCTGGGCAGGCTGCCACTCTAGCTCTGGGACTCTTTGATCGCTCACTGCTGCGCAAA GGCATGGTGATGGTCAGCCCAGAGATGAACCCAACTATTTGTTCAGtatttgaagctgaaatagttctACTGTTCCATGCCACAACTTTCCGGAAAGGATTCCAAGTAACAGCACATGTTGGAAATGTACGGCAAACAGCAGTTGTGGAAAAAATCCATGGGAAA GATAAATTGCGAACAGGAGAAAAGGCAGTGGTTCGTTTCAGATTCATTAAACATCCTGAATATTTGAAGATAGGAGCCAAACTATTGTTTCGTGAAGGAGTTACCAAAGGTATTGGACATGTCACATCCATCCAGGCTATCACCACTGGAGAAAGTGGCCTGGAACACAATCTATGTCCTGATCCAGTCAGCTTCTGA